The following proteins come from a genomic window of Montipora capricornis isolate CH-2021 chromosome 9, ASM3666992v2, whole genome shotgun sequence:
- the LOC138017505 gene encoding uncharacterized protein, with protein MLNQRCSSSDVEKITHPPNNIHCKLCEGGKTFSEKYDSSGCKSCHLCAQHEIVTQDCTPRSDTVCSGTCVQGYFYHNSTRDCQKCSYCCNDGNDEKQQECIDQGLGVSHLQNCAPRPDKTCGPAPTTTSDQQHINDQQHIKIALILSCVGIIVLLGAGFIYCVIRIWLRRIRQRNERCNPGNRALDVVCVPATNESSQANNSTTEKLLDLAQEDSALSSISESRDGHPGKKGAEGGHEMKRPRSGYQGLPEEDLDQPQAVAANNSTTENLRDSAQEDRALSSTSEIRDGQPGKKAVAANNSTTENLRDSAQEDRALSSTSEIRDGQPGKKGAESGHERKRPRSGSKHEALSRKLSKDPAYQTLPDEDSDEPQGAKGGNERRRSRSGSALLCRKSSISPQDPEPNNQSSPSQDTDQPLGNSYLPFTIEEDPKTQTKPEGSRVELKCRVKGEKEVIYKWFKDEEELPEEKSSCLIRDPLKVKDFGSYRCEVGSCDADRNSSHVAELDVAPSDGRRYSLLAEVFKENFNIREKVEKLLCKEISGCPAWKQVASSYNHEDLSSFARCKNPGEEVIEFLLSSNPNLSVYNFCKKLKEKRIRRLDIVTALEDFLVQNDGRPNNVGKI; from the exons ATGTTGAACCAAAGGTGTTCAAGCTCTGATGTAG AAAAGATAACACATCCACCAAATAATATTCATTGCAAACTTTGTGAAGGTGGAAAgacattttcagaaaaatatgATTCCAGCGGGTGCAAATCCTGTCATTTATGTGCGCAGCATGAAATAGTCACTCAGGACTGCACTCCTCGGTCTGACACAGTTTGCAGTGGGACTTGTGTCCAAGGTTATTTCTACCACAATTCAACTCGTGACTGCCAAAAGTGCTCATACTGTTGTAACGATGGCAACGATGAAAAACAGCAGGAATGCATCGACCAGGGATTAGGTGTTTCTCATCTGCAAAATTGTGCTCCGAGACCTGATAAAACATGTGGACCAGCTCCAACCACCACGAGTGACCAACAGCACATTAATGACCAACAGCACATTAAAATCGCCTTGATATTGTCATGTGTCGGAATCATAGTGCTTCTCGGTGCAGGTTTTATTTACTGTGTAATACGTATTTGGCTGAGGAGGATCAGACAGAGGAATGAGAGATGTAATCCAGGAAATCGTGCTTTGGATGTTGTGTGTGTCCCCGCAACAAATGAAAGCAGCCAAG CAAATAACAGTACTACAGAAAAACTTTTAGATTTAGCTCAGGAAGACAGTGCTCTGTCTTCAATTTCTGAGAGCCGTGACGGACACCCAGGCAAAAAGG GAGCAGAGGGTGGACATGAGATGAAACGTCCCAGAAGTGGATACCAGGGTTTGCCAGAAGAG GATCTAGACCAACCACAAG ctgttgCAGCAAATAACAGTACTACGGAAAACCTTAGAGATTCAGCGCAGGAAGACCGTGCTCTGTCTTCAACTTCTGAGATCCGTGACGGACAGCCAGGCAAAAAAG ctgttgCAGCAAATAACAGTACTACAGAAAACCTTAGAGATTCAGCGCAGGAAGACCGTGCTCTGTCTTCAACTTCTGAGATCCGTGACGGACAGCCAGGCAAAAAAG GAGCAGAGAGTGGACATGAGAGGAAACGTCCCAGAAGTGGCTCAAAACATGAAGCACTTTCCCGAAAATTGTCCAAGGATCCAGCATACCAGACTTTGCCAGATGAG GATTCGGATGAGCCACAAG GAGCAAAGGGTGGAAATGAGCGAAGGCGTTCCAGAAGTGGCTCCGCATTACTTTGCCGGAAATCATCCATCAGTCCACAGGATCCAGAGCCAAATAACCAGTCTTCGCCCAGCCAG GATACAGATCAACCCTTAG GTAATTCATACCTTCCATTTACAATTGAGGAAGATCCAAAAACGCAAACGAAACCAGAAGGTTCAAGAGTGGAACTGAAGTGTAGAGTAAAGGGAGAGAAAGAAGTGATTTATAAATGGTTTAAAGATGAAGAGGAACTACCAGAAGAAAAGAGCTCTTGCCTTATCCGTGATCCACTCAAGGTGAAAGATTTCGGCTCCTATAGATGTGAAGTTGGCAGCTGTGATGCTGACCGTAATTCATCGCATGTAGCAGAACTTGATGTTGCACCATCTGATGGAAGGA GATACAGTCTGCTAGCGGAAGTTTTTAAGGAAAACTTCAATATAAGAGAGAAAGTCGAAAAGCTACTTTGTAAGGAGATCAGCGGATGCCCTGCCTGGAAACAAGTGGCTTCCAGTTACAACCATGAAGACCTTAGTTCTTTTGCGCGATGCAAAAACCCAGGAGAGGAAGTAATTGAATTCCTTCTGTCAAGCAACCCGAATTTAAGTGTTTACAACTTTTGCAAGAAGCTCAAAGAAAAACGTATCAGGCGCCTTGATATAGTTACTGCATTGGAAGATTTCCTAGTCCAGAACGATGGGAGGCCTAACAATGTGGGAAAGATTTGA